A stretch of the Methanobrevibacter woesei genome encodes the following:
- a CDS encoding zinc ribbon domain-containing protein, translating to MKKCPECGNPSYDGAPVCGNCGYKFPPQRPKNLKTTSIFDETQKRRPKTLKRRTEPSTIEIIRENKLIIGIIVLITIIAICGIVITGTSNQSTSTTSASGAELATYDEYGFSFQYPTTWNQTDGLDEYHETAIFFNAENNTVVEYYNITSDSTSLRDINQERISVAMNDGDYVDTVRTITLDGRNASDIILENADGDYTRYVSLFTDGELFVYKITGDSINSVNSTTINDVIATSHIG from the coding sequence GTGAAAAAATGTCCTGAATGTGGAAATCCTAGTTATGATGGTGCTCCTGTTTGTGGAAACTGTGGATATAAATTCCCACCTCAAAGACCTAAAAATTTAAAAACTACAAGCATATTTGATGAAACCCAAAAAAGAAGACCTAAAACTCTTAAACGTAGAACTGAACCAAGTACAATTGAGATTATTAGGGAAAATAAATTAATTATTGGGATTATTGTACTTATAACAATTATTGCAATTTGTGGAATTGTCATAACAGGAACATCTAACCAAAGTACAAGCACAACAAGTGCAAGTGGTGCTGAATTAGCTACCTACGACGAATATGGATTTAGTTTCCAATATCCGACAACATGGAATCAGACAGATGGTTTAGATGAATACCATGAAACTGCAATATTCTTTAATGCTGAAAATAATACAGTAGTGGAATATTATAATATTACTAGTGATTCTACATCTTTAAGAGATATAAATCAAGAGAGAATAAGTGTTGCAATGAACGATGGAGACTATGTTGATACTGTTAGAACCATTACTTTAGATGGTAGAAATGCATCTGATATCATCCTTGAAAACGCTGATGGAGACTATACTAGATATGTTTCATTATTTACTGATGGCGAATTATTCGTGTACAAAATTACTGGTGATTCCATTAATTCAGTAAACTCAACAACAATTAACGATGTAATTGCAACTTCCCATATTGGATAG
- the rnz gene encoding ribonuclease Z — MEIIFLGTSSAVHSYDRSHPAIVLKAFGEVMLFDCGEATQKQLIFAKVSPMKISKIFITHYHGDHILGLPGLLQSMNFRGRETPLTIYGPKGLLKLKDAIYNLGFCKIDFPIEFIEIDDGTLIETEEYIIKARKVRHNVINMAYSIEEIKKPRFLREKAIELGVPVGPLFGKLHKGFEVEVNGKIIKPEQVLGEERKGIKVTYSGDTTPCEELIDFARDSDILIHESTYKNEDKDKAEQNFHSTAQDAAKVAKESNSKKLILTHISTRYTDCEELLNEAKDVFESTELAHDLKVITI; from the coding sequence ATGGAAATTATATTTTTAGGAACTTCATCAGCTGTACATTCATATGACCGAAGCCATCCTGCAATTGTATTAAAGGCTTTTGGAGAAGTGATGCTATTTGATTGTGGTGAAGCTACTCAAAAACAGTTGATTTTTGCTAAAGTTAGTCCTATGAAAATTTCTAAAATATTCATTACACATTATCATGGAGATCATATTTTAGGGCTTCCAGGACTCTTGCAATCTATGAATTTCAGAGGGCGTGAAACACCTTTAACAATTTATGGGCCTAAAGGACTTTTAAAGCTTAAAGATGCTATTTACAATTTAGGTTTCTGTAAAATTGACTTCCCTATTGAATTTATTGAAATAGATGATGGAACCCTAATTGAAACTGAGGAATATATTATCAAAGCTAGAAAAGTTAGACACAATGTAATCAATATGGCATATTCAATAGAAGAGATTAAAAAACCTCGTTTCTTAAGAGAAAAAGCTATTGAACTTGGCGTTCCTGTTGGACCATTATTTGGAAAATTACATAAAGGATTTGAAGTGGAAGTTAATGGAAAAATAATTAAACCAGAACAAGTCCTTGGAGAGGAAAGAAAGGGCATAAAAGTAACTTATTCTGGAGATACTACCCCTTGTGAAGAATTAATTGATTTTGCAAGAGATAGTGATATTTTAATCCATGAATCAACTTATAAAAATGAAGATAAAGATAAAGCTGAGCAGAACTTTCATTCAACAGCACAGGATGCTGCTAAAGTAGCTAAAGAATCAAATTCCAAAAAGTTAATATTAACCCATATTAGTACACGTTATACTGACTGTGAAGAACTGCTTAATGAAGCTAAAGATGTCTTTGAAAGTACAGAACTAGCTCATGATTTAAAAGTTATAACAATTTAG
- a CDS encoding ATP-dependent helicase, whose translation MISEQTKTYSKKAIYKKLHPWVRQWFDENFDDFTPAQKQAIVEIHNKKNILISSPTGSGKTLTAFLSIISELVTLSQKEELTDNVYCIYISPLKALDNDIEKNLEEPLKGIEKIAGHELGIRKAVRTGDTSQYQRQKMLKKPPHILITTPETLSILLVAPKFREKLSHVKYVIIDEIHSLADNKRGVHLSLSLERLHHLIGGFTRIGLSATVSPLEEVAKFLVGYEYGIERDCLVASVNYLKELDMEVISPVSDIVLADDEDTRLATYDILDDLIQENKTTLIFTNTRSGTERFVYNLKTMYPSHYNSNNIMAHHSSLSKEVRLETENKLKNGELKCVISSTSLELGIDIGYIDLVVLINSPKSVSRALQRIGRSGHRLHEKSKGKIIVTDRDDLVECSVLLKDAKEGKIDKINIPKNCLDVLAQHIYGMAIENPWDIDYAYDVIRKSYCYKDLTRDDYEDVLSYMAGEYSELEERYVYAKIWIDYKENTFGKRGKLARALYSTNIGTIPDSSGVLVKCDGETVGKIEEDFMERLKKGDTFVLGGNTYRFNYGKGMTINVSPASGPPTIPSWFSQQLPLSFDLAMDIQRFRAHMDSKFQYRRSKEEIMEFIHEYLYVDDFAANSIYEYFVEQYKYAKIPSNRKMLIEYYTGFGGKKFVIFHSLFGRKVNDALSRATAYLVAKRYNANVTISISDNGFYLSSDGKIGGLESFRELTPENFRNILTQSLSKTETLASRFRHCAGRSLMTLRRYKGKSKSVGRQQVRGKILLKFVEEMDDNFPILSEARRETLEDYMDVENAEKVIQWIANEEMEIKVINTVIPTPFAFNLVSQGYLDVLNQNDKAEFTKRMHKAVLDKIKSKLEDEYY comes from the coding sequence ATGATTAGCGAACAGACAAAGACTTACTCTAAAAAGGCAATTTATAAAAAACTTCATCCTTGGGTTAGACAGTGGTTTGATGAAAATTTTGATGATTTTACACCTGCTCAAAAGCAAGCCATTGTTGAAATTCACAATAAAAAGAATATATTAATATCTTCACCAACAGGGTCTGGAAAAACATTAACTGCTTTTTTATCCATCATAAGTGAACTTGTAACTCTTTCACAAAAAGAAGAATTAACAGACAATGTTTACTGCATTTATATTTCTCCTTTAAAAGCTCTAGACAATGATATTGAAAAAAATCTAGAAGAACCCCTTAAAGGCATTGAAAAAATTGCAGGCCATGAATTAGGAATTAGAAAAGCAGTTAGAACTGGTGATACAAGCCAATATCAAAGACAGAAAATGCTTAAAAAACCACCACACATCCTAATTACAACTCCAGAAACATTATCAATTTTACTTGTGGCACCTAAGTTTAGAGAAAAATTAAGCCATGTAAAATATGTTATTATTGATGAAATCCATTCATTAGCTGATAACAAAAGAGGGGTTCATTTAAGTTTATCTCTAGAAAGATTACATCATTTAATTGGTGGTTTTACACGTATAGGATTATCTGCAACTGTAAGCCCTCTTGAAGAAGTTGCTAAATTTCTAGTTGGATATGAATATGGTATTGAACGGGACTGTTTAGTAGCTAGTGTAAATTATCTAAAAGAACTGGATATGGAAGTAATATCACCAGTAAGCGATATTGTATTAGCAGATGATGAAGATACAAGATTAGCTACTTATGATATCCTAGATGATTTGATACAAGAAAATAAAACAACTTTAATCTTTACAAATACCCGAAGTGGTACTGAAAGATTTGTATATAATCTTAAGACCATGTATCCTTCCCATTATAATAGCAATAACATAATGGCTCATCATTCATCCTTATCTAAAGAAGTTAGATTGGAAACCGAGAATAAATTAAAAAATGGAGAACTTAAATGTGTAATTTCCTCCACATCCCTAGAACTGGGGATAGATATAGGATATATTGATTTGGTAGTGCTCATTAACTCACCGAAATCTGTTTCAAGAGCACTACAAAGAATTGGAAGAAGCGGACATAGACTACATGAAAAATCCAAAGGAAAAATAATTGTAACAGATAGAGATGACCTTGTTGAATGTTCTGTTCTCCTGAAAGATGCCAAAGAAGGAAAAATAGATAAAATCAATATTCCTAAAAACTGCCTTGATGTTTTAGCACAGCACATTTATGGAATGGCAATCGAAAACCCATGGGATATTGATTATGCTTATGATGTAATAAGAAAAAGTTACTGCTATAAAGATCTTACAAGAGATGATTATGAAGATGTTTTAAGTTATATGGCTGGAGAATATTCTGAACTTGAAGAAAGATATGTCTATGCTAAAATATGGATTGATTATAAAGAGAACACCTTTGGAAAAAGAGGAAAACTAGCTAGAGCTCTTTATTCAACTAATATCGGAACAATACCTGACAGTTCAGGAGTTCTTGTTAAATGTGATGGTGAAACAGTTGGAAAAATTGAAGAAGATTTTATGGAAAGATTGAAAAAAGGAGACACATTCGTTTTAGGAGGAAACACCTACAGATTCAACTATGGAAAAGGAATGACAATAAATGTTTCACCAGCTAGTGGACCACCTACCATCCCTTCCTGGTTTTCACAGCAATTACCTCTTTCATTTGATTTAGCTATGGATATTCAGAGATTTAGAGCACATATGGATTCTAAATTCCAGTACAGAAGAAGCAAAGAAGAAATAATGGAATTCATCCATGAATACTTGTATGTTGATGATTTTGCAGCTAATTCAATCTATGAATACTTTGTTGAACAGTACAAATATGCAAAAATCCCAAGTAACCGTAAAATGCTTATTGAATATTATACTGGATTTGGAGGTAAAAAATTCGTAATATTCCATAGTTTATTTGGAAGAAAAGTTAATGATGCCTTATCACGAGCGACTGCTTACTTGGTAGCAAAAAGATATAATGCCAATGTTACCATATCAATTTCAGACAATGGATTTTATTTAAGTTCTGATGGTAAAATTGGAGGTCTTGAATCCTTTAGAGAATTAACACCTGAAAACTTTAGAAATATTTTAACACAGTCATTAAGTAAAACTGAAACATTAGCTAGTAGATTCAGACATTGTGCTGGTCGTTCTTTAATGACACTTAGACGATACAAAGGAAAATCAAAATCTGTTGGACGTCAACAAGTAAGAGGAAAAATATTGCTTAAATTTGTTGAAGAAATGGATGATAACTTCCCAATACTTTCAGAAGCACGAAGAGAAACATTGGAAGATTATATGGATGTTGAAAATGCAGAAAAAGTTATTCAATGGATAGCTAATGAAGAAATGGAGATAAAAGTAATAAATACAGTAATTCCAACTCCTTTTGCATTTAATCTTGTTTCACAAGGATATTTAGATGTATTAAATCAGAATGATAAAGCAGAATTTACAAAACGTATGCATAAAGCAGTGTTAGATAAAATAAAATCCAAATTAGAAGATGAATACTACTAA
- a CDS encoding carbon-nitrogen hydrolase family protein, whose amino-acid sequence MNTIKIALCQMKVIDNKEENLKKAISMIKTASKMDANLIILPEMFNCPYENEKFIEYSEEAENSYTLNLISKIASEEKKYILAGSIPEKETTSTSEKIYNTSFMFNPKGKIIAKHRKMHLFDIDVKGKIYFKESDTLNAGNQITIAETSFGKIGIGICYDIRFPELARLMALEGADILCYPGAFNLTTGPAHWEMLFKARACDNQVFTIGVAPALDKNANYNSYGHSLIVNPWGEIISSASFEEELIIAEIDLNEIKKVREELPLLKNRRKDIYNLEKK is encoded by the coding sequence ATGAATACTATTAAAATTGCTCTTTGTCAGATGAAGGTAATTGATAATAAAGAAGAAAATCTTAAAAAAGCAATATCTATGATTAAAACTGCATCTAAAATGGATGCTAACCTTATTATTTTACCAGAAATGTTTAACTGTCCCTATGAAAATGAAAAATTTATTGAATACAGTGAAGAGGCTGAAAATAGTTATACATTAAATTTAATATCAAAAATAGCTAGTGAAGAGAAAAAATATATCCTTGCCGGATCCATTCCTGAAAAAGAAACAACTTCAACTAGTGAGAAAATTTACAACACTTCTTTTATGTTTAATCCAAAGGGAAAAATAATAGCTAAACATAGAAAAATGCATTTATTTGACATTGATGTTAAAGGAAAAATCTATTTTAAAGAATCTGACACATTAAATGCAGGAAACCAAATTACAATTGCTGAAACTAGCTTTGGAAAAATTGGAATTGGAATCTGTTATGATATCCGTTTTCCAGAATTAGCCAGATTAATGGCACTTGAAGGAGCAGATATTTTATGTTATCCTGGTGCATTTAATCTTACAACTGGCCCTGCACATTGGGAAATGTTATTTAAAGCTAGAGCCTGCGATAACCAAGTATTTACAATTGGTGTTGCACCGGCACTTGATAAAAATGCAAATTATAACTCATATGGGCATTCCCTAATCGTTAATCCATGGGGAGAAATCATAAGCTCAGCTAGTTTTGAAGAAGAATTAATAATAGCTGAAATTGACTTAAATGAAATAAAAAAAGTTAGGGAAGAACTTCCCCTTTTAAAAAATAGGCGAAAAGACATTTATAATCTTGAAAAAAAGTAG
- a CDS encoding alpha/beta fold hydrolase — MCENFFLEQAQYFKLNNFKFSDGQELKDVDVEYISVGTPQYDDEGNISNAIIYCHGSSGNFASLYKLKDLVGQDGPFDKDKYFFISLTCLGKPGSCSPSTTKLFQEFPHYEVEDMVNFHREFLKEKFSIEKVKGVIGNSKGGYVALSWAALYPDTLDFVVSMVSSYKTAGHNYILSKLMDEIIVANPKYGCEKFDASLNVTLKMASLIYFNYGFSKEFYRKQDNHSLDVSFDEFGDESLFDDIYDVKFENDAVLHYDIEDKLGDIKAKTLIIAINQDQYFPPELDGIPMSKMIENSTLIRFDSELGHVGSNEIYKIEKEIKEFMDSL; from the coding sequence ATGTGTGAAAATTTCTTTTTAGAGCAAGCACAATATTTCAAATTAAACAATTTTAAATTTTCAGATGGGCAAGAACTTAAGGATGTGGATGTAGAGTATATCTCTGTTGGAACTCCTCAATATGATGATGAGGGCAATATTTCTAATGCAATTATATATTGTCATGGTTCTAGCGGTAATTTTGCATCATTATATAAATTAAAGGATTTGGTTGGTCAAGATGGTCCTTTTGATAAAGATAAATATTTTTTCATATCTTTGACATGTTTAGGCAAACCAGGGTCATGTTCTCCTTCAACAACAAAATTATTCCAGGAATTCCCACATTATGAAGTTGAAGATATGGTAAATTTCCATAGGGAGTTTTTAAAAGAAAAATTTTCTATTGAAAAGGTTAAAGGAGTAATTGGAAACTCAAAAGGAGGTTATGTTGCTCTTAGTTGGGCTGCATTATATCCTGACACTTTGGATTTTGTTGTTTCAATGGTAAGCAGCTATAAAACAGCAGGTCATAATTATATCTTATCAAAACTTATGGATGAAATTATAGTAGCTAATCCAAAATATGGTTGTGAAAAATTTGATGCTTCTCTTAATGTAACTCTAAAAATGGCTTCTTTAATTTACTTTAATTATGGATTTTCCAAAGAATTTTATAGAAAACAAGATAATCATAGTTTAGATGTGTCTTTTGATGAATTTGGAGATGAATCCTTATTTGATGACATTTATGATGTTAAATTTGAAAATGATGCAGTTTTACATTATGATATTGAGGATAAATTAGGAGATATTAAAGCCAAAACACTTATAATAGCTATTAATCAAGATCAATATTTTCCGCCGGAGCTTGATGGCATACCAATGTCTAAAATGATTGAAAATTCAACTTTAATTAGATTTGATTCAGAGTTGGGACATGTAGGCTCAAATGAAATATATAAAATAGAAAAAGAAATTAAAGAATTTATGGATTCATTGTAA
- the nadC gene encoding carboxylating nicotinate-nucleotide diphosphorylase — protein sequence MDKIVRYMLEEDEGFGDVTSNALIDKDDVSVGQIFSKEDGILAGIDIAREIFESRDITVIFNLNDGTEISKGDLLIHVVGNTRDILLLERTVLNLLMRMSGVATAANHYVNLVKDYDVIVAGTRKTAPAIAKFDKYALAVGGADTHRFSLDDMVLIKDNHIMAVGTPLDALKKAQNNVSFSKKIEIEVETLEDAIQCVENKADIVMLDNMDPSEVKEVLNQLNKLGIRNNSLIEVSGGINHETICEFAEAGVDIISSGALTHSTRSLNFGLDLKRCDSL from the coding sequence TTGGATAAGATAGTTAGATACATGCTTGAAGAAGATGAGGGGTTTGGTGATGTAACATCAAATGCTTTAATTGATAAGGATGATGTTTCTGTTGGCCAAATTTTTTCTAAAGAGGATGGAATTCTTGCAGGTATTGATATTGCACGTGAAATCTTTGAATCAAGAGATATAACTGTAATCTTTAATTTAAATGATGGAACTGAAATTTCTAAGGGTGATTTGTTAATTCATGTTGTTGGGAATACTCGTGATATTCTTCTGTTAGAGAGAACAGTTCTTAATTTATTAATGAGAATGAGCGGGGTTGCTACTGCAGCTAATCATTATGTTAATTTAGTTAAAGATTATGATGTTATTGTGGCAGGAACTAGAAAAACTGCTCCAGCTATTGCTAAATTTGATAAATATGCACTTGCTGTTGGTGGTGCTGATACTCATAGATTTTCACTTGATGATATGGTTTTAATTAAAGATAATCATATAATGGCTGTTGGAACTCCTTTAGATGCTCTTAAAAAAGCTCAAAATAATGTAAGCTTCTCTAAAAAGATTGAAATTGAGGTTGAAACTTTAGAAGATGCAATTCAATGTGTTGAAAACAAAGCAGATATTGTAATGTTGGATAATATGGATCCATCGGAGGTTAAAGAAGTTTTAAATCAATTAAATAAATTGGGAATTAGAAATAATTCTTTAATTGAGGTTTCAGGTGGTATTAATCATGAAACTATTTGTGAGTTTGCTGAAGCTGGGGTTGATATAATTTCTTCTGGTGCTTTAACTCATTCAACAAGAAGTTTGAATTTTGGCCTAGATTTGAAAAGGTGTGACTCTTTATAA
- the nucS gene encoding endonuclease NucS: MKYKTLENPEYDEAYELITEALRKKATIVMYTNCKVLYEGRALSELDWGERIILIKPDGSFLIHQDKKVEPVNWQPPKSKTRAFIKNQQLFLESHRRTPKELLTVELDNIQFINYALIEDYEELEQAGYEKDMGDMIMENPHIIEEGFKPTYREYSVEHGFIDILGKDHENNLMILELKSRKAGVSAVKQLKRYISDFDESDNEELHQCKSEKKKIRGLLVAPTIDEDAKELIEEEGIEFVSVNPPKELKRDKKITLDAFN, translated from the coding sequence ATGAAATATAAAACTCTAGAAAACCCAGAATATGATGAAGCTTATGAATTAATAACTGAAGCATTGCGTAAAAAAGCAACAATAGTGATGTATACAAACTGTAAAGTGCTATATGAGGGACGTGCATTAAGTGAATTAGACTGGGGAGAAAGAATAATCCTAATAAAGCCAGATGGTTCCTTTTTAATACATCAAGACAAAAAAGTAGAACCTGTTAATTGGCAACCTCCAAAATCAAAAACACGTGCTTTTATTAAAAATCAGCAGCTATTTTTAGAAAGTCATAGAAGAACACCAAAAGAGTTGTTAACTGTAGAATTAGACAATATTCAGTTTATAAATTATGCATTGATTGAAGATTATGAAGAACTTGAACAGGCAGGTTATGAAAAAGATATGGGAGACATGATAATGGAAAATCCCCATATTATTGAAGAAGGTTTTAAACCAACCTACAGAGAGTACAGTGTTGAACATGGTTTTATTGATATTTTAGGAAAAGATCACGAGAACAATTTAATGATTCTAGAATTAAAAAGCCGTAAAGCTGGAGTAAGTGCAGTTAAACAACTTAAAAGATATATCTCTGACTTTGACGAAAGTGATAATGAAGAATTACATCAATGTAAATCCGAAAAAAAGAAAATAAGAGGACTTCTTGTAGCACCAACTATTGATGAAGATGCTAAAGAACTAATTGAAGAAGAAGGAATTGAATTTGTATCTGTAAATCCTCCAAAAGAGTTAAAAAGAGATAAAAAAATTACATTAGATGCATTTAATTAA
- a CDS encoding mechanosensitive ion channel domain-containing protein gives MNIIETLTPFIQIILTLIVLALVYVSIKIAKYVINHMKRFEYNLTFTYLLSDLIKYTIYIIGIIIIFDIFSIDLKGIFVSLGIAGIAAGFAAKDIISSVLAGFFILLDQSLKVGDVMEVNGTKGIIQKIGFRNTTVMRDDGTTVFIPNSALSKTSYIRFKDKEDVKIRLQACIPFEIDLTLFEKEIIENINKNPWVLKTPPSKINSKEIIEEGTVLKIFVWIEDYNKKEEYKLIITNQIHEYIGKKLGE, from the coding sequence ATGAATATTATAGAGACTTTAACTCCATTTATACAAATTATATTAACTCTAATAGTGCTTGCTTTAGTTTATGTTAGTATAAAAATCGCAAAATATGTTATAAATCACATGAAACGTTTTGAATATAATTTAACATTCACTTATCTTCTTTCAGATTTAATAAAATATACAATTTACATTATTGGAATTATCATCATATTTGATATTTTCAGTATTGATTTAAAGGGAATATTTGTAAGTCTTGGAATTGCAGGAATAGCTGCAGGTTTTGCTGCAAAAGACATTATTTCAAGCGTGCTTGCAGGGTTTTTCATACTCCTTGATCAAAGTCTGAAAGTGGGAGATGTAATGGAAGTTAATGGTACTAAAGGAATCATACAGAAAATTGGTTTTAGAAACACAACAGTTATGAGAGATGATGGCACAACCGTGTTTATACCAAATTCAGCATTATCCAAAACATCATACATAAGATTTAAAGATAAAGAAGATGTTAAGATAAGATTGCAAGCTTGCATTCCATTTGAAATTGATTTAACACTTTTTGAAAAAGAGATTATAGAAAATATAAATAAAAATCCATGGGTTTTAAAAACACCCCCTTCAAAAATAAATTCTAAAGAAATTATTGAAGAAGGAACAGTACTTAAAATATTTGTATGGATAGAAGATTATAATAAAAAGGAAGAATATAAGTTAATAATTACAAACCAAATTCATGAATATATTGGTAAAAAACTAGGTGAGTAA
- the nadA gene encoding quinolinate synthase NadA: MNSLIEDINKLKEEKNAIILAHNYQPKEVQNIADFLGDSLELCIKASEIEDKDLVIFCGVDFMAETAFILNPDKKIIIPDIEADCQMANMLHEEELLKAKEEHPDASVVLYVNSIAEAKQHADTLCTSANAVKVVNSLDSDKVIFGPDSNLGQHVAKRTDKEIITVPADGHCYVHNKFTKEDVIAKKAEYPNAEVICHPECVDEVQEACDKILSTGGMLTYISQSDKEEFIIGTEIDMITRLNEEIPNKKLYPLREDAICETMKFHTLEKIKEALEKEEPQIKLDNSVAEKSLKAVKHMLNASK; the protein is encoded by the coding sequence ATGAATTCATTAATAGAGGATATAAACAAGTTGAAAGAAGAGAAAAATGCAATTATTTTAGCTCATAATTATCAACCAAAAGAAGTTCAAAATATTGCAGATTTCTTAGGAGATTCATTGGAATTATGTATAAAAGCTTCTGAAATTGAAGATAAAGATTTAGTAATCTTCTGTGGTGTAGATTTCATGGCTGAAACAGCATTTATCTTAAACCCTGATAAAAAAATCATTATACCAGATATAGAAGCTGATTGTCAAATGGCAAATATGTTACATGAAGAAGAGCTATTAAAAGCAAAAGAAGAACATCCTGATGCAAGTGTTGTGTTATATGTAAACAGCATAGCTGAAGCAAAACAACATGCAGATACCCTTTGTACATCTGCAAATGCTGTAAAAGTTGTAAATAGTTTAGATAGCGATAAAGTAATCTTTGGACCAGACAGCAATCTAGGACAGCATGTTGCAAAAAGAACTGATAAAGAAATCATCACCGTTCCTGCTGATGGACACTGTTATGTTCACAATAAATTTACTAAAGAAGACGTAATAGCTAAAAAGGCAGAATATCCAAATGCTGAAGTTATCTGCCATCCAGAATGTGTTGATGAAGTTCAAGAAGCATGTGATAAAATTCTTTCAACTGGAGGAATGCTCACCTATATCTCCCAAAGCGATAAAGAAGAATTTATCATAGGTACTGAAATTGATATGATTACACGTTTAAATGAAGAAATTCCAAATAAAAAGTTATATCCTTTACGTGAAGATGCAATTTGTGAAACAATGAAGTTCCACACTTTAGAAAAAATTAAAGAGGCTTTAGAAAAAGAAGAACCTCAAATTAAACTTGATAACAGCGTAGCTGAAAAATCATTAAAAGCTGTTAAACACATGTTAAATGCATCTAAATAG
- a CDS encoding DUF5750 family protein, with amino-acid sequence MNVEIVDCGEISNNYFVDYKITGLTEKQFKFLENNLDEKLEYSHENNYLKIRMDFTKELYPFHTEESKFKKEDYKTREEYEMNLFLSSFLEDLSI; translated from the coding sequence TTGAATGTAGAGATAGTTGACTGCGGTGAAATTTCTAATAATTATTTTGTTGATTATAAAATTACTGGATTAACAGAGAAGCAATTTAAGTTTTTAGAAAATAATTTAGATGAAAAATTAGAATACAGTCATGAAAATAATTATTTGAAAATAAGAATGGATTTTACTAAAGAATTATATCCATTTCACACAGAGGAATCTAAATTTAAAAAAGAAGATTATAAAACTAGAGAAGAATATGAGATGAATTTATTCTTATCTAGTTTTTTAGAAGATTTATCTATTTAG
- a CDS encoding HEAT repeat domain-containing protein, which translates to MAQTTIDDAINGLNDDDVNIKMDSLEYLMNVNDEIAIDPLIEATTDDNTQVRFKAAGILGNFGDAAFDKLTDRFKNAEGKDKRFLAYALKEMGNSNAIPYFVDAIDDEDFGVRKMSVRALGELQAENELEVISKCLEDEDYGVCLAAIHALSDLATPEAIDLIKKARSTNDEKRFKSSCNKALKKAKKVADAKKEGKVISKVMPLSTIKGFEKTNPQKAIKEYEKYLDEGQDKDTPYKRLCILYRKSNDLENELRVIDRAIEVLSEKKPGKEKFFQKRREKLV; encoded by the coding sequence ATGGCCCAAACAACAATAGATGATGCTATTAATGGACTTAATGATGATGATGTAAATATTAAAATGGATAGTCTTGAATATTTAATGAATGTTAATGATGAAATAGCTATTGATCCATTAATTGAAGCAACAACTGATGATAATACTCAAGTTAGATTTAAAGCAGCAGGAATATTGGGTAATTTTGGTGATGCTGCTTTTGATAAATTAACTGATAGATTTAAGAATGCAGAAGGAAAAGATAAACGTTTTCTTGCTTATGCTTTAAAAGAAATGGGAAATTCTAATGCAATTCCATATTTTGTAGATGCAATTGATGATGAAGACTTTGGAGTTCGTAAAATGTCTGTAAGGGCATTAGGTGAACTTCAAGCTGAAAATGAGTTAGAGGTAATTTCCAAATGTCTTGAAGACGAAGATTATGGTGTCTGTCTTGCAGCTATTCATGCATTAAGTGATTTAGCTACTCCTGAAGCTATTGATTTAATTAAAAAAGCAAGAAGTACTAATGATGAGAAAAGGTTCAAATCTTCATGTAATAAGGCATTAAAAAAAGCTAAAAAAGTTGCTGATGCTAAAAAAGAGGGAAAAGTAATATCTAAAGTAATGCCTTTAAGCACAATTAAAGGATTTGAAAAAACTAATCCTCAAAAAGCTATTAAGGAGTATGAGAAATATTTGGATGAAGGTCAGGATAAAGACACTCCATATAAAAGATTATGTATTCTTTATAGAAAAAGCAATGATTTAGAAAATGAGTTGCGCGTAATTGATAGGGCTATTGAAGTTTTATCTGAGAAAAAACCTGGAAAAGAGAAATTTTTCCAAAAAAGAAGAGAAAAGTTAGTTTAA